One window from the genome of Pseudanabaena yagii GIHE-NHR1 encodes:
- a CDS encoding TMEM165/GDT1 family protein: MLTAFTASLLLITISELGDKTFFIAVILAMRHSHRTVFSSVLAALALMTVLSVLLGQAVALLPKVYTHYGAIALFLIFGIKLIYDASKMPAKSEEAVVNEAEEAVDTQNSHHSISKLPIIGKFLSSIASRYPWLGVWTQAFVMTFVAEWGDRTQISTIALAAAYNPFFVTLGAILGHAICTAIAVIGGRLIAGRISERVITAIGGVLFIIFGITAYFQGV; encoded by the coding sequence GTGCTAACCGCTTTTACAGCAAGTTTATTATTAATTACGATTTCTGAATTAGGCGATAAAACTTTTTTTATCGCTGTGATTTTGGCAATGCGTCATTCTCACCGCACAGTATTTTCATCGGTGTTGGCAGCCCTTGCTTTGATGACCGTACTATCAGTTTTATTGGGACAAGCCGTTGCTTTGTTACCAAAAGTCTATACGCACTATGGAGCGATCGCCTTATTCCTGATCTTTGGTATCAAATTAATTTACGACGCTTCCAAGATGCCAGCAAAATCGGAGGAGGCAGTAGTCAACGAAGCCGAAGAAGCTGTAGATACTCAAAATTCCCATCACTCCATTTCTAAATTACCTATTATCGGTAAATTTTTGAGTAGCATTGCCTCGCGCTATCCTTGGCTAGGAGTATGGACTCAAGCCTTTGTGATGACCTTTGTAGCGGAATGGGGTGATCGCACTCAAATTAGTACGATCGCTTTAGCGGCAGCCTATAATCCATTTTTTGTAACCCTCGGCGCGATTTTAGGTCATGCTATTTGCACTGCGATCGCGGTGATAGGTGGTCGCTTAATTGCAGGCAGAATTTCTGAACGAGTGATTACAGCGATCGGGGGCGTTTTATTTATCATTTTTGGTATAACTGCCTATTTTCAAGGAGTCTAG
- a CDS encoding TlyA family RNA methyltransferase: protein MKKRLDVLLVDLELAPSREQAQKFIRAGWVQVNQQVIDKPGTEVKEDAAILVKQQSPFVSRGGEKLAGALAKFGMDLRDRTCFDGGISTGGFTDCMLKQGAAKVYGIDVGYGQVAWEIRSDERVVLRERTNLRHLTPDDLYGDSDIVPDFAVLDLSFISLTKILPALWNLLRSPRETLLLVKPQFEAGKGQVGKNGIVREPKIRAEAIANVLATAQGLGWQFQGLIPSPIQGRTGNYEYWLWLSEQSSEITPPNFDEILEITTCV from the coding sequence TTGAAAAAGCGTTTAGATGTTTTATTAGTTGACCTAGAGCTTGCACCATCACGGGAGCAGGCTCAAAAGTTTATTCGGGCTGGCTGGGTACAGGTCAATCAACAGGTGATTGATAAACCGGGAACGGAAGTTAAGGAAGATGCGGCAATTTTGGTGAAGCAACAATCGCCTTTTGTGTCCCGTGGTGGTGAGAAGCTAGCGGGAGCCTTGGCTAAGTTTGGCATGGACTTACGTGATCGCACCTGCTTTGATGGTGGGATCTCAACGGGTGGATTTACGGACTGTATGCTCAAGCAGGGTGCGGCAAAGGTTTATGGCATTGATGTGGGCTATGGTCAGGTAGCTTGGGAAATCCGTAGTGATGAGAGGGTAGTATTGCGCGAGCGGACTAATTTGCGGCATCTCACCCCCGATGATTTGTATGGTGATAGTGATATTGTTCCTGACTTTGCTGTTTTGGACTTGTCGTTTATTTCTCTAACTAAAATTTTGCCTGCGTTGTGGAATTTGTTGCGATCGCCCCGCGAAACTTTACTGCTTGTCAAACCACAATTTGAGGCAGGTAAAGGACAAGTGGGCAAAAATGGCATTGTGCGCGAACCCAAAATTAGGGCTGAGGCTATCGCCAATGTTTTAGCCACTGCCCAAGGTTTAGGATGGCAATTTCAAGGTTTAATACCTTCACCAATTCAAGGTCGCACGGGTAATTATGAATATTGGCTCTGGCTCAGTGAGCAATCTTCAGAAATCACTCCACCTAATTTTGATGAGATTCTTGAAATTACAACCTGTGTATAG
- a CDS encoding diacylglycerol kinase — protein sequence MSKPTKSNYDPIRKLKVIFSGLHFAVSDFSVAYKLVLSVPVFILSFIVQQWVDVTLILLATGMMLVSELFNSAIEILCDFVQPREDMRIGIIKDIAAAAAGVSIFVWASALILESYHLWKLYKN from the coding sequence ATGTCTAAGCCCACCAAATCAAACTACGATCCAATCAGAAAGTTAAAAGTTATATTTTCAGGGCTTCATTTTGCAGTATCTGATTTTAGTGTTGCTTATAAACTTGTTTTATCAGTTCCAGTCTTTATTTTGTCGTTTATTGTTCAGCAATGGGTTGATGTTACTTTAATTTTGCTAGCAACAGGAATGATGTTAGTTTCGGAGTTATTTAACAGCGCGATCGAAATTTTGTGCGACTTTGTACAACCAAGAGAGGATATGCGAATTGGCATTATTAAGGATATTGCGGCAGCAGCGGCTGGTGTCAGTATCTTTGTATGGGCTTCAGCACTTATCCTTGAGTCTTATCATCTTTGGAAATTATATAAAAACTGA
- a CDS encoding DUF1838 domain-containing protein, with the protein MFAETREFSATQFAKTRCTTDGTASYLAWSGHLYSFMPDEPKRKLFKILGMSVGRCIDKGEGAWDFTSREVLLYLDPETGEMLRHWQNPWTGEMLPVMHVANSPIQGTFRRNIPAEVDGDTTTFIFDLFAQYPNPLADEPQFAEYCDRPIYSAVELFKLSVPTADLEDPSTTTVSKLTLSWNRVGPWLPWMKMGQRSGNLIYSAHGKKVKDFNALPPILKKEIETRIPLFKDAPAEKIEGAEMTSWEYFKQHFEAYSQGATFPIPSQL; encoded by the coding sequence ATGTTTGCAGAAACGAGAGAATTTTCGGCTACGCAGTTTGCTAAAACCAGATGTACGACCGATGGTACAGCCTCATATTTAGCTTGGAGTGGCCACCTCTATTCATTTATGCCCGATGAGCCAAAGCGCAAGCTATTTAAAATCCTTGGCATGAGCGTGGGGCGCTGTATTGATAAAGGCGAGGGGGCTTGGGATTTTACATCGCGGGAAGTATTGCTATATCTTGATCCTGAAACTGGCGAGATGCTACGTCATTGGCAAAATCCTTGGACAGGGGAAATGTTGCCAGTGATGCATGTGGCAAACAGTCCCATTCAAGGCACATTTCGCCGCAATATTCCTGCTGAGGTTGATGGGGATACGACTACCTTTATTTTCGATCTCTTTGCTCAATATCCTAATCCCCTTGCGGACGAGCCTCAATTTGCCGAATATTGCGATCGCCCGATCTATAGCGCTGTGGAATTGTTCAAACTCTCAGTCCCCACTGCCGATCTTGAAGATCCTAGTACTACCACTGTTTCCAAATTAACTCTCTCTTGGAATCGTGTTGGGCCTTGGCTACCTTGGATGAAAATGGGACAACGCAGTGGCAATTTGATTTATAGCGCTCATGGTAAAAAGGTCAAGGACTTTAATGCCTTACCTCCAATTTTAAAGAAGGAAATTGAAACTCGTATTCCACTGTTTAAAGATGCTCCAGCAGAAAAAATTGAAGGTGCAGAAATGACCTCATGGGAATACTTTAAACAGCATTTTGAAGCTTATTCTCAGGGTGCTACTTTCCCAATACCATCACAACTGTAA
- a CDS encoding DUF2358 domain-containing protein: MTNILDIIKADYAKFPEAQTYSIYSEDVYFKDPVYNFRGIKQYQKMIGFITFWFKNLKLDLHDIARTDNLITANWTMSWDAPFPWKPRISVTGWSDLTLGNFADQADQSGDRELIISHIDYWKCSKLDVIKQHFVFKGHD, encoded by the coding sequence ATGACTAATATTCTTGACATCATTAAGGCGGATTACGCCAAATTTCCCGAAGCGCAAACCTATAGCATCTATAGCGAAGATGTCTATTTTAAAGATCCTGTCTATAACTTTCGCGGGATTAAGCAATATCAAAAGATGATTGGGTTTATTACCTTTTGGTTTAAAAATCTCAAGCTCGACCTCCATGACATTGCCCGCACTGACAACCTGATCACCGCAAATTGGACAATGAGTTGGGATGCCCCATTCCCTTGGAAACCACGCATTAGTGTGACGGGATGGAGTGATCTAACCCTTGGCAATTTTGCCGATCAAGCCGATCAATCTGGCGATCGCGAATTAATCATTTCCCACATCGATTATTGGAAATGCAGCAAATTAGATGTAATCAAGCAACATTTCGTCTTTAAAGGGCATGATTAA
- a CDS encoding PDDEXK family nuclease produces the protein MPPRKKSITPKYFGQGGVSDKIPRIAYTANALRFQSEEDLEIYIENHFDELFPDLELLQRQFRLKTNRYDLLCRHKHTHQAVILELKNEEDRSIIWQLVRYRKLIITERPFSDQINYSLPIELIAIAPSFHEDSLVDQEACKFEENIKLLKFNFLVETKTFQIEKRNHVIPYSIAGLSNELVCDSVPKWSVMRETVPNLAALTYNISDKNREGFWNLRKLFLAQPKVKEIVNSLGTRAFYATSDRKGSKNLAEICISDKQISFFLYLPSKHTSMSFNYTTGNPVKLKRFEIIFSELEDLFKLESVVQYVALSSTRGISSKERENLSANFEKNSLIHGRDCMPKWCTGKGYFAQLSFAYNNQSVFEELYPELVSKNPQGWWEEFQKQETDKLGWFVDLAIRAWRYRI, from the coding sequence ATGCCTCCTCGGAAAAAATCTATAACGCCTAAGTATTTTGGTCAGGGGGGAGTTTCTGACAAAATTCCTAGAATTGCATACACAGCTAATGCTCTGCGGTTTCAATCAGAGGAAGATCTAGAGATTTATATTGAAAATCACTTTGATGAGCTTTTTCCTGATTTAGAGTTATTGCAACGTCAATTTCGATTAAAAACTAATCGTTATGATTTGCTATGTCGTCATAAACATACTCATCAAGCAGTCATTTTAGAATTAAAAAATGAAGAAGATCGCAGTATTATTTGGCAACTAGTTAGATATAGGAAACTAATTATTACTGAGCGTCCATTCTCAGATCAAATAAATTATTCACTTCCTATTGAGTTAATTGCGATCGCACCTTCTTTTCATGAGGATAGTCTGGTAGACCAAGAAGCCTGTAAGTTTGAAGAAAATATCAAACTACTGAAATTTAATTTCCTAGTTGAAACGAAAACTTTTCAAATTGAAAAACGAAACCATGTAATTCCATACTCTATAGCTGGCTTGTCTAATGAGCTTGTGTGTGATTCTGTTCCAAAATGGAGTGTAATGCGTGAAACAGTACCCAACCTAGCAGCTTTAACCTACAATATCTCTGACAAAAACAGAGAAGGTTTTTGGAACTTACGAAAACTCTTTTTAGCTCAACCTAAAGTCAAAGAAATAGTTAACTCTTTGGGTACTCGTGCTTTTTACGCCACAAGTGACAGGAAAGGTAGTAAAAATCTGGCTGAGATTTGTATTTCAGATAAACAGATCTCTTTCTTCTTGTACCTTCCAAGTAAACATACTTCTATGAGTTTCAACTACACAACAGGTAATCCTGTAAAGTTGAAGAGATTTGAGATTATTTTTTCTGAATTAGAAGATCTGTTTAAACTTGAAAGTGTTGTTCAATATGTAGCATTAAGTTCGACTCGTGGCATAAGTTCAAAAGAACGAGAAAATTTATCTGCAAACTTTGAAAAAAACAGCTTAATTCATGGTAGAGACTGTATGCCTAAATGGTGTACGGGTAAAGGGTATTTTGCACAGCTAAGTTTTGCTTACAATAACCAATCTGTTTTTGAAGAACTTTATCCCGAATTAGTCTCTAAAAACCCTCAAGGCTGGTGGGAAGAATTTCAAAAACAAGAAACTGATAAGTTAGGCTGGTTTGTAGATTTAGCAATTCGAGCTTGGCGCTATAGAATTTAG
- a CDS encoding DUF2214 family protein: MWANAIAAYLHYLSLGLIFASLSTELFTLKQDLTNKEGWRILIADSIYGIAGITILTTGILRVLYFEKGADYYTHQPVFWMKISVFIVVGLLSLYPTFSFLMWIKNLRAEKPPEVSPEKIKTLRTIIHLELLGFSLIPLLASMMARGIRLGL; the protein is encoded by the coding sequence ATGTGGGCTAATGCGATCGCTGCCTATTTGCATTATTTAAGTTTGGGGCTAATCTTTGCATCCTTATCTACAGAATTGTTTACGCTAAAACAGGACTTAACCAATAAAGAGGGATGGCGAATTTTGATTGCTGATAGTATTTATGGAATTGCAGGAATTACTATCTTAACAACAGGAATTTTAAGGGTTTTATATTTTGAGAAAGGAGCCGATTACTATACACATCAGCCTGTTTTCTGGATGAAAATATCGGTATTTATTGTCGTTGGTCTATTGTCTTTGTATCCTACCTTTTCATTTCTGATGTGGATTAAAAATCTACGTGCTGAGAAGCCACCAGAAGTCAGTCCAGAGAAAATTAAAACCCTTAGAACGATCATTCATTTAGAGCTATTGGGTTTTAGTTTAATTCCACTTTTAGCTTCAATGATGGCAAGAGGTATTAGGTTAGGCTTATAA
- a CDS encoding peptidylprolyl isomerase: protein MQALELNGGKFRAEILVEKLVSYGMMPQLVREMTLDRVTSDISLTPEEQKTANQQALQQLGIDSEEKLRAWLKQQGMTSADLEKRAEKSLKLAKFKQATWGSKVNSVFLERKKQLDRVIYSLICTKDFCIAQELYFRIKEGEQSFDELAREYSQGPESQTGGLIGPVEVGSIHPDLAKMLIASDVGQVQTPTVIGDWIVVVRLEKFLPVSLDEGIQRRLIDESFAKWLEENVAQQMATFVRG from the coding sequence ATGCAGGCATTAGAACTGAATGGTGGGAAATTTCGGGCAGAAATATTAGTTGAGAAATTGGTTTCCTATGGTATGATGCCGCAGCTGGTCAGGGAAATGACTCTCGATCGCGTGACATCGGATATATCCCTGACTCCTGAAGAACAAAAAACTGCCAATCAACAGGCTTTGCAACAGTTAGGAATTGACTCAGAGGAAAAATTGCGTGCATGGCTAAAACAGCAGGGAATGACGAGCGCAGATTTAGAGAAACGTGCTGAAAAATCACTAAAGCTGGCAAAATTTAAACAGGCAACATGGGGATCAAAAGTTAATTCTGTTTTTTTGGAACGCAAAAAACAATTAGATCGTGTTATTTATTCCTTGATTTGTACTAAAGATTTTTGTATTGCTCAAGAACTATATTTTCGGATTAAAGAAGGGGAACAATCATTTGATGAATTAGCAAGGGAATATTCTCAAGGACCAGAGTCTCAAACAGGAGGATTAATTGGTCCTGTAGAAGTTGGTTCAATTCATCCTGATTTAGCCAAAATGTTAATAGCTAGTGATGTTGGGCAGGTACAAACGCCAACTGTAATTGGCGACTGGATTGTAGTAGTCAGACTAGAAAAATTTCTGCCAGTAAGTCTTGATGAAGGTATCCAACGGCGTTTAATTGATGAGAGCTTCGCTAAATGGTTAGAAGAAAATGTGGCGCAACAGATGGCAACATTTGTGAGGGGATAA
- a CDS encoding peptidase domain-containing ABC transporter, translated as MISTIPAIQEFLSLVPELQNIDLVTLKEISERVQPLRYRMGQVILRRETMPAQILFLMEGQARLLGQIPRATAPVTVDILKPNAVMGWVSLIRNVPCETVIASVESTCLALEASDFWQLCDRNPTLKEVFTNKVGLIEVFDLLAAEMDRRAQAPANLAQLAREMMSGALVMNLGAGKLPLSKLDRDFVWLVSGGENFAAPVGSRIEAINESDIIEVLPDGQARLIGLRDNFAIKAEVVEEAPVLTALDIPYAPELPMVGERSERKGTDYPHFYGRGPVDASLACFQMLARYWQMPFYRHVVKRAIDNQFARSPKLSLQLCGAIAELMGLNGQLLSIPASAIAQVPTPALLNWQDTFVVLYKASDRELVLGIPEQGIVTKKTAQFADLWGESGQILLVKPTKDTPKQKFGLSWFLPSLKRYQNTLITVLIASFFVQLLGLANPLITQVIIDKVIIQNAPATLNTLGILLVTISIFEAVISALRTYLFVNTTNRIDLTLGSETIDHLVRLPLRYFEKRSVGELSSRIGELENIRQFLTGTALTVVLDAVFSLIYIIVMICYSWLLTLVALGTVPLFALLTFIVAPIIRGQLRTKAERNATTQSYLVEVVSGIQTVKAQNIELKSRWEWQRRYARYVSEGFKTVVTSTTAGSTSQFLNQLSNLLLLWVGAYLVLGNHLSLGQLIAFRIIAGYTTTPLLRLIQLWQNFQETALSLERLSDIINHPQEQEEAGRRNIPMPAIVGAVRYENVHFRFVPNGNLQLNNVSLEVPAGQFVGVVGASGAGKSTLTKLLSRLYEPESGRILIDDYDVSKVELYSLRRQIGVVLQDTLLFDGTVQENIALTNPDATPEEITEAARIACAHDFIMQLPQGYESRVGERGSALSGGQRQRIAIARTVLQKPQLLILDEATSALDYNTERQVCLNLAEEFRGRTVFFITHRLATIHNADLILVMDSGRVGEQGTHVDLMAKRERYYTLYRQQEAAGES; from the coding sequence ATGATCTCTACAATCCCAGCTATTCAAGAGTTTCTCTCACTTGTTCCAGAGTTACAGAATATTGATCTTGTCACTTTAAAAGAAATAAGCGAAAGAGTACAACCCTTGCGCTATCGGATGGGTCAAGTAATTTTGCGCCGAGAAACGATGCCAGCGCAGATTTTATTTTTGATGGAGGGGCAAGCGCGACTATTGGGGCAGATTCCTAGGGCAACAGCGCCAGTGACTGTAGACATTCTCAAGCCTAATGCCGTAATGGGTTGGGTGAGTCTAATTCGTAATGTACCTTGTGAAACGGTAATTGCTTCGGTAGAGAGTACTTGTCTTGCCTTGGAAGCATCTGATTTTTGGCAATTGTGCGATCGCAATCCTACTTTAAAGGAAGTTTTTACAAACAAGGTTGGCTTGATTGAAGTATTTGATCTATTGGCGGCGGAAATGGATCGGCGAGCGCAAGCTCCCGCCAATTTAGCGCAGTTGGCACGTGAGATGATGTCTGGTGCACTAGTCATGAATTTAGGTGCAGGTAAATTGCCCTTATCTAAGCTCGATCGCGATTTTGTATGGCTAGTGAGTGGGGGTGAAAATTTTGCGGCTCCCGTTGGTAGTCGAATTGAGGCTATCAATGAGAGCGATATCATTGAAGTTCTACCAGATGGTCAGGCCCGTCTAATCGGTTTGCGAGATAACTTTGCAATCAAAGCCGAAGTAGTGGAGGAAGCACCAGTATTAACTGCATTAGATATTCCCTATGCGCCTGAATTGCCTATGGTAGGAGAGCGTTCTGAACGGAAAGGAACTGATTATCCACATTTTTATGGTAGGGGACCTGTGGATGCTTCCCTTGCTTGTTTCCAAATGTTAGCCAGATATTGGCAGATGCCTTTTTATCGCCATGTAGTCAAGCGGGCAATCGATAACCAATTTGCCCGATCGCCTAAATTGTCATTACAACTCTGTGGGGCGATCGCGGAGCTGATGGGTCTAAATGGACAGTTACTATCGATTCCCGCTAGCGCGATCGCCCAAGTGCCGACTCCTGCTTTGTTAAATTGGCAGGATACTTTTGTAGTGCTATATAAGGCTAGCGATCGCGAATTAGTTTTAGGAATTCCAGAACAGGGCATCGTTACTAAAAAAACAGCTCAATTCGCTGATCTCTGGGGTGAGTCGGGTCAGATTTTACTAGTAAAACCAACTAAGGATACGCCCAAACAAAAGTTCGGTTTATCGTGGTTTTTGCCATCCCTCAAACGCTATCAAAATACTTTAATTACGGTACTGATTGCCTCTTTCTTTGTGCAATTGTTAGGACTAGCAAATCCTTTAATCACACAGGTAATTATTGACAAGGTGATCATTCAAAATGCACCTGCGACGCTGAATACGCTGGGCATTCTCTTGGTGACGATTTCCATTTTTGAAGCAGTGATTAGTGCTTTACGCACTTATTTATTTGTTAATACCACCAATCGCATTGATTTGACCCTTGGCTCGGAAACAATCGACCACCTTGTGCGCCTACCTTTACGCTATTTTGAAAAGCGATCGGTTGGAGAATTATCTAGCCGCATTGGTGAATTAGAAAACATTCGTCAATTCCTAACAGGAACTGCCCTGACCGTAGTGCTAGATGCGGTTTTCTCATTGATTTATATCATTGTGATGATCTGCTATAGCTGGCTACTGACCTTAGTTGCCCTTGGCACAGTTCCCTTATTTGCCTTGCTCACATTTATTGTTGCTCCGATTATTCGCGGACAGTTACGGACTAAAGCTGAGCGCAACGCCACCACGCAATCCTATCTCGTGGAAGTTGTGTCAGGAATTCAGACCGTAAAAGCACAAAATATTGAATTAAAGTCGCGGTGGGAATGGCAACGTCGCTATGCACGCTATGTTTCTGAAGGATTTAAAACCGTTGTCACTTCCACTACCGCAGGATCAACTAGTCAATTTTTAAATCAATTATCAAACTTATTGTTACTTTGGGTGGGCGCATATTTAGTACTTGGTAATCATTTGAGCCTTGGACAGTTAATTGCCTTTCGGATTATTGCAGGATACACAACTACTCCCCTATTACGATTAATTCAGCTTTGGCAAAACTTCCAAGAGACAGCACTCTCCCTTGAGCGTCTGAGCGATATTATCAATCATCCACAGGAACAAGAAGAAGCAGGTCGGCGCAATATTCCCATGCCTGCTATTGTCGGGGCTGTCAGATATGAAAATGTACATTTTCGCTTTGTGCCTAATGGTAATTTGCAACTAAATAATGTCAGTTTAGAAGTTCCTGCGGGGCAATTTGTGGGTGTGGTGGGAGCCAGTGGTGCAGGTAAGAGTACACTCACCAAGCTACTCTCACGTCTCTATGAGCCAGAATCAGGGCGCATTCTCATTGATGACTATGATGTAAGTAAAGTGGAACTTTATTCGCTCCGTCGTCAGATTGGCGTGGTATTGCAAGATACTTTGCTATTCGATGGCACGGTTCAGGAAAATATTGCCCTCACTAATCCTGATGCGACACCCGAAGAAATTACAGAAGCAGCAAGGATTGCTTGTGCCCATGATTTCATCATGCAATTGCCTCAAGGTTATGAGTCACGGGTTGGCGAGAGGGGTTCAGCACTCTCTGGAGGTCAGAGACAGAGAATTGCGATCGCCCGCACAGTATTGCAAAAGCCACAATTACTAATCTTAGATGAAGCGACGAGCGCTTTAGACTACAATACCGAGCGTCAAGTCTGTCTAAATCTTGCCGAAGAATTTCGTGGTCGTACTGTCTTTTTTATCACCCATCGTCTTGCTACAATTCACAACGCTGACTTGATCTTGGTAATGGATAGTGGCAGGGTTGGCGAGCAAGGGACACATGTTGACTTGATGGCAAAACGTGAAAGGTATTACACGCTATATCGCCAACAGGAAGCAGCAGGAGAATCATAA
- a CDS encoding HlyD family efflux transporter periplasmic adaptor subunit: MTDANVKPLNNESTSETKLIPSEKEASPNLNGKPNADAPEEKIPEVTQTFDQPLVLRQSPKWTQAILWTLLGSVTFGLIWASFAKIEESVPAQGKLEPQGTVKEVKAPASGVLKEILVKDGDRVAKDQVLLRIDATAAKAQLDSLKKLRQNLQEENQFYRSVLNGNRPTINPKKAIAIPAELMALARNREALMSESQLYRIQINGGGADLSSDQQDRLRANQAELGSRSQAAEANIAQTIEQLNQTRLKRIGRQESLVINKQILDGIKEAVKEGAIARVQYLKQQEEVKNTESEIRQLQQEELRLQAAIAEARSRLNNTFDTTRKELTSQIADNTKRIAEIDSQFTKALVDNSKRLSEIEGQISQAEVTLKYQELRAPIAGTVFELKAGLGYVANTNAPESVLKIVPDDQLVAKIFITNQDIGFVREGMPVDVRLDSFPFSEFGDIKGTLVWIGSDAIPPDQANPTYRFPAKVKIEKQAIQVNNRPINLQSGMSLSANIKIRDRTVISLFTDFFFKNTESLKYVR, from the coding sequence ATGACCGATGCTAATGTAAAGCCTCTCAATAATGAATCAACTTCAGAAACTAAGTTAATCCCATCTGAGAAAGAAGCATCTCCAAATCTGAATGGTAAGCCTAACGCCGATGCTCCTGAAGAGAAAATTCCTGAGGTAACGCAGACCTTTGATCAACCATTAGTATTACGTCAATCACCAAAATGGACTCAGGCAATTTTATGGACTCTGCTAGGTTCTGTTACCTTTGGACTAATTTGGGCTTCATTTGCCAAAATCGAAGAGTCCGTACCTGCCCAAGGCAAATTAGAACCACAGGGTACGGTTAAAGAGGTGAAAGCACCTGCTAGTGGTGTACTTAAGGAAATTTTGGTCAAAGATGGGGATCGGGTAGCCAAGGATCAAGTATTGCTGCGGATTGATGCGACTGCGGCAAAAGCACAGCTTGATTCACTGAAAAAATTACGTCAAAATCTGCAAGAAGAAAATCAGTTTTATCGATCTGTTCTCAATGGTAATCGTCCCACAATCAACCCTAAGAAAGCGATCGCTATTCCTGCGGAGCTAATGGCACTTGCCCGTAATCGTGAGGCACTGATGTCAGAGTCACAACTCTATCGCATTCAGATTAATGGTGGGGGTGCAGATCTCTCTAGCGATCAACAGGATCGACTTAGAGCAAATCAAGCGGAACTAGGTTCGCGATCGCAAGCAGCAGAGGCAAACATCGCGCAAACGATCGAACAACTTAATCAAACTCGGTTGAAGCGGATTGGACGGCAAGAATCTTTGGTGATTAATAAGCAGATTCTGGATGGTATAAAAGAAGCTGTTAAGGAGGGAGCCATTGCAAGGGTGCAATATCTCAAACAACAGGAAGAAGTCAAAAATACTGAGTCAGAAATTCGACAATTGCAACAGGAGGAATTGCGTCTTCAGGCGGCGATCGCTGAAGCGCGATCGCGTCTTAATAACACCTTTGACACCACGCGCAAAGAGTTAACATCCCAAATCGCCGATAACACAAAGCGGATTGCCGAAATCGATAGCCAATTTACAAAGGCACTTGTTGATAACAGCAAAAGGCTTTCGGAAATAGAAGGGCAAATCAGTCAAGCTGAAGTTACCTTGAAGTATCAAGAGTTACGTGCTCCCATAGCAGGTACAGTCTTTGAACTGAAGGCAGGTTTAGGTTATGTGGCTAACACGAATGCACCTGAAAGTGTGTTGAAGATTGTGCCTGACGATCAATTGGTTGCGAAGATATTTATCACGAACCAAGATATCGGTTTTGTCAGAGAGGGAATGCCCGTTGATGTCCGCTTAGATTCTTTCCCTTTCAGTGAATTTGGTGATATCAAAGGAACATTAGTTTGGATTGGTTCTGATGCCATACCGCCTGATCAAGCTAACCCCACCTATCGCTTTCCTGCCAAGGTCAAAATCGAGAAGCAAGCTATTCAGGTGAACAATCGTCCCATTAATTTGCAGTCTGGAATGTCACTGAGTGCCAATATCAAAATTCGCGATCGCACGGTTATTAGCCTCTTTACTGATTTCTTCTTCAAGAATACAGAAAGCCTAAAATATGTCCGCTAA
- a CDS encoding heme-binding protein yields the protein MSSLPVGFPAPTPHGIIEVKQYPAYRSGTYTYEGNLREATGYAFNPLFRHISSNNIAMTTPVEARYPIETIDQPVQSGKAKVSFLYNNSGISPQQISPDIQVEDHPPMLVVSLGLQGAYGYESYQGHIAKLKEWLANHPEYAIAGQPREFLYDSPYTPAPLKRREVQIPIRSI from the coding sequence ATGTCTTCTCTACCCGTCGGCTTTCCCGCCCCCACACCTCACGGCATCATCGAAGTAAAGCAATATCCTGCCTATCGCTCAGGGACATATACCTATGAGGGCAATTTGCGTGAAGCAACTGGTTATGCTTTCAATCCACTATTTCGGCATATTAGTAGTAACAATATTGCGATGACAACACCTGTAGAAGCTCGCTATCCCATTGAGACCATCGATCAGCCAGTGCAAAGCGGCAAAGCAAAGGTATCTTTTTTGTACAACAATAGTGGCATTAGTCCCCAGCAAATATCGCCAGATATTCAAGTGGAAGATCATCCACCAATGTTAGTTGTGAGTTTGGGTTTGCAGGGAGCCTATGGCTATGAAAGCTATCAAGGACATATCGCCAAGTTGAAGGAATGGCTAGCCAACCATCCCGAATATGCGATCGCAGGGCAACCAAGGGAATTTCTCTATGATTCTCCCTATACGCCAGCACCACTCAAGCGGCGCGAAGTCCAAATTCCCATTCGTTCTATTTAA